The Leptodactylus fuscus isolate aLepFus1 chromosome 3, aLepFus1.hap2, whole genome shotgun sequence genome has a segment encoding these proteins:
- the C3H2orf72 gene encoding uncharacterized protein C2orf72 homolog produces MARDCTESRFREVLERFGGPQQVLLVGELWERAESRALLENFLRELFPAELENGGDIFKTNEASQHGTPKHDAHCKGTPREHTATERPPQTAPNRTICFGLVFFLCRPESLVLPASQRQLREILKDIRKRLPAGGAVVGVVMLTGGKVNGQEAMTEETPVCAESAVAALLSLLRSVFPLNGGRCSEVRAAALMPGQEESRRQVQMAACEALTAADEQMRQKSNMKSRCFSWRRWRQEDHAHKEHLDEGTALTVLSYPNGDCAETTAEA; encoded by the exons ATGGCGAGGGACTGCACGGAGAGCCGCTTCAGGGAGGTGCTGGAGCGCTTCGGGGGTCCTCAGCAAGTCCTGCTGGTCGGAGAGCTGTGGGAGCGGGCGGAGAGCCGGGCTCTGCTGGAGAACTTTCTGCGGGAGCTCTTCCCGGCCGAGCTGGAGAATGGAGGCGATATCTTTAAGACCAATGAAGCCTCTCAGCATGGAACCCCTAAACATGACGCTCACTGCAAGGGGACTCCGCGGGAACACACAGCCACCGAGCGGCCTCCTCAGACCGCCCCAAACCGGACTATTTGCTTCGGGCTGGTATTCTTCCTGTGCCGGCCAGAGTCGCTGGTACTCCCGGCATCACAGCGCCAGCTACGGGAGATACTGAAGGATATACGCAAGCGTTTGCCCGCAGGGGGCGCTGTGGTCGGGGTGGTTATGTTGACAGGTGGAAAGGTGAATGGTCAGGAGGCGATGACTGAGGAGACCCCGGTGTGTGCAGAGTCCGCGGTGGCCGCGCTTCTCTCCCTCCTCCGCTCCGTTTTCCCGCTGAACGGTGGACGCTGCTCTGAAGTCCGAGCTGCTGCGCTTATGCCGGGGCAGGAGGAGAGCCGGCGGCAGGTGCAGATGGCGGCGTGTGAGGCGCTCACTGCGGCAG ATGAGCAAATGAGGCAGAAGTCAAACATGAAATCCAGATGCTTCTCATGGAGAAGGTGGAGACAGGAGGATCACGCTCATAAAG